One Schlesneria paludicola DSM 18645 DNA segment encodes these proteins:
- a CDS encoding TatD family hydrolase — protein sequence MEWIDTHCHLDEDAFTQDCADVVQRAVDSGVVAMVAIGITLESCRRVIELTERFPQVYATVGLHPNYVSAAAPGDWEQIVELAKSPKVVGLGETGLDKYWDHSPLELQADYFDRHLALSRETGLPFVVHCRESETEVVAQLRRQPQDQPLNGVIHAFCGSADMATICLDLGLYLGFGGMVTFKKNEAQRQVAAGIPLDRVLIETDAPYLAPTPFRGKRNEPAHVRLTAACLAEIRQTSKEEIADATTANARRLFRLPG from the coding sequence GTGGAATGGATTGATACCCATTGCCACCTCGACGAAGACGCTTTCACTCAAGACTGTGCTGACGTCGTTCAGCGCGCAGTCGACTCGGGCGTCGTGGCGATGGTGGCGATCGGGATAACACTGGAAAGCTGTCGGCGAGTCATTGAATTGACAGAGCGATTCCCGCAGGTTTACGCCACGGTCGGATTGCACCCCAACTACGTCTCGGCGGCCGCACCCGGCGACTGGGAGCAAATCGTCGAACTCGCCAAATCGCCCAAAGTCGTCGGACTGGGTGAAACGGGCCTCGACAAGTACTGGGATCATTCCCCCCTGGAACTCCAGGCCGACTACTTCGATCGGCATCTCGCCCTGTCGCGCGAAACCGGTTTGCCGTTCGTCGTGCATTGCCGCGAATCCGAGACCGAAGTCGTCGCACAGCTCCGCCGCCAACCTCAAGACCAGCCGCTGAATGGTGTGATCCATGCCTTTTGCGGTTCGGCCGACATGGCCACGATCTGCCTGGATCTGGGACTGTATCTCGGTTTCGGCGGCATGGTGACCTTCAAAAAGAACGAGGCACAGCGACAGGTGGCAGCAGGAATTCCCCTCGACCGCGTCCTGATCGAAACCGACGCGCCGTATCTGGCACCCACACCGTTTCGCGGCAAACGAAACGAACCGGCACACGTCCGCCTCACCGCCGCATGCCTTGCTGAAATTCGCCAGACGAGCAAAGAAGAGATTGCCGACGCAACGACCGCCAACGCACGTCGCCTCTTCCGACTCCCCGGCTGA
- the lpxD gene encoding UDP-3-O-(3-hydroxymyristoyl)glucosamine N-acyltransferase: MSHTVEGLAALVNGSVQGDRLRTIDDAAAIEGAGPTALTFVLDQVQLRRLKDCRAGAVLVEPKIAGLIGETTQNSLIIVADVQSAFQTLLPLFRKIRGRPQRGISPHAHISPTAKYGSNCYIASGVCLGDEVIIGSNCDLHPGVVVGAGCQIGDNTILHANSVIYHDVVIGNNVIIHSGAVIGADGFGYRFIGGRFEKIPQLGSVQIHDDVEIGACTTVDRGAIGPTIVGAGTKLDNLVMVAHNCEVGRHNVFASQVGLAGSSTTGDYVRLGGQAGVRDHVHLNTGCSVGAKAGVVKDIPAGETWLGIPATHESDQKRLVVSMKRIPDMRDDLHTLEKQVELLTAQLEQLRSQVASDDSATSHRAAG; this comes from the coding sequence GTGAGTCACACGGTCGAAGGATTGGCTGCCTTAGTCAATGGTTCTGTTCAGGGCGATCGTCTGCGCACGATCGACGACGCAGCGGCCATTGAAGGGGCCGGTCCAACCGCCCTGACCTTCGTGTTGGATCAGGTTCAATTGCGCCGATTGAAAGATTGCCGCGCGGGAGCCGTCCTGGTGGAACCCAAGATCGCCGGCCTGATCGGCGAGACGACCCAAAACTCGCTGATTATCGTCGCCGACGTCCAATCCGCGTTCCAAACACTGCTGCCGCTGTTCCGCAAGATACGTGGTCGGCCCCAACGCGGAATCTCGCCCCACGCCCACATCAGCCCCACCGCCAAGTACGGTTCCAACTGCTATATCGCATCGGGAGTTTGCCTGGGCGACGAAGTGATCATTGGCTCGAATTGCGACCTGCACCCCGGCGTCGTCGTGGGAGCCGGCTGTCAGATTGGTGACAACACCATCCTGCACGCGAACTCGGTGATCTATCACGACGTCGTCATCGGAAACAATGTCATCATTCATAGTGGCGCGGTGATCGGTGCCGACGGATTTGGCTACCGATTCATCGGCGGCCGATTTGAAAAGATCCCGCAGCTCGGTTCCGTCCAGATTCACGACGATGTCGAGATTGGTGCCTGCACCACGGTCGATCGCGGCGCGATCGGCCCAACCATCGTCGGTGCCGGCACGAAACTCGACAACCTGGTCATGGTCGCACACAACTGCGAAGTCGGTCGTCACAACGTCTTCGCGTCGCAAGTCGGACTCGCCGGGTCGTCGACCACGGGTGACTATGTGCGACTGGGCGGTCAGGCCGGCGTCCGTGATCACGTGCATTTGAACACCGGCTGCTCGGTCGGTGCGAAAGCGGGTGTGGTCAAAGATATCCCTGCCGGAGAAACCTGGCTCGGAATCCCCGCCACACACGAATCGGATCAAAAACGCCTGGTCGTGTCGATGAAGCGCATCCCAGATATGCGCGACGATCTGCATACACTCGAAAAACAAGTCGAGCTGCTGACGGCGCAGCTCGAACAACTCAGAAGTCAGGTTGCGTCAGACGACAGTGCCACGTCTCATCGTGCGGCGGGATAA
- a CDS encoding tetratricopeptide repeat protein, whose amino-acid sequence MRSNGFLSPINVCRVLLLGLLLTNVGCYAGNGWAMNRSGMRQYSRGHYVQARKRFARAVRHDPCNPDYRHNLAMAIQKQGDVAGCERILQHNLTINAMHQPTYHSLAQLMVSQGRTTEAQELLVGWVATQPYVPESNIELAWIQRESGDMAGAEQSLRNALKASPTNPIALSHLGQLYQGTGRSDAAIAYYERSLAANWNQPEVQSRLATLLDPKLSSRSAIMQDSGVPMMASSPMMTDGMMVADGQIMTMDPTMAASSMEFSAPMMASNMSMGDDPAMIPEVSMEPNRRARRMRGRDVEPTIASYPPTQFGGPMNSWMPSGGQPTMAYQSFDTTTLAQNGQIPLSPPQMGDLVNSPYVSNNPGQTLTPQADPAHFEASATEMTASAPVVDPH is encoded by the coding sequence ATGCGCAGCAACGGCTTTCTGTCGCCGATCAACGTGTGTCGAGTCCTGCTTCTCGGCCTGTTGCTCACGAACGTCGGATGTTACGCCGGCAACGGCTGGGCCATGAACCGTTCCGGCATGCGGCAATACAGCCGCGGGCACTATGTTCAAGCCCGGAAGCGGTTCGCTCGAGCGGTCCGCCACGATCCCTGTAACCCTGACTACCGACACAACCTGGCGATGGCCATCCAAAAGCAGGGTGACGTCGCCGGTTGCGAACGGATCCTGCAACACAACCTGACGATCAACGCCATGCATCAGCCCACGTATCACTCGCTGGCCCAGTTGATGGTCTCGCAAGGACGAACGACAGAAGCCCAGGAACTGCTGGTGGGCTGGGTCGCAACACAGCCGTACGTCCCCGAATCCAATATCGAACTCGCCTGGATCCAACGCGAATCCGGTGACATGGCGGGTGCCGAACAATCGCTGCGAAACGCCCTGAAAGCCAGCCCGACGAATCCAATCGCCCTGTCACATCTTGGGCAGCTCTATCAGGGAACCGGCCGTAGCGACGCGGCGATCGCGTATTACGAACGTTCGCTGGCTGCCAACTGGAATCAGCCGGAAGTCCAATCGCGCCTGGCCACGCTGCTCGATCCGAAACTGTCGTCACGTTCGGCGATCATGCAAGACTCGGGCGTACCGATGATGGCCAGCTCCCCCATGATGACGGACGGAATGATGGTCGCCGATGGCCAGATCATGACCATGGATCCCACGATGGCCGCCAGTTCGATGGAATTCTCGGCCCCGATGATGGCGTCGAACATGTCCATGGGAGACGACCCCGCCATGATTCCTGAAGTGAGCATGGAACCGAATCGCCGGGCACGACGGATGCGCGGCCGTGATGTCGAACCGACGATCGCCTCGTACCCGCCAACTCAATTCGGTGGCCCAATGAATAGCTGGATGCCCAGCGGCGGACAGCCCACGATGGCTTACCAAAGCTTCGACACAACGACGCTCGCACAAAACGGCCAGATCCCGCTGTCACCACCACAAATGGGTGACCTCGTCAATTCGCCGTATGTCTCCAACAATCCCGGACAGACGCTCACGCCTCAGGCCGATCCGGCACATTTCGAAGCCTCGGCCACCGAAATGACCGCCTCGGCCCCGGTCGTCGATCCACACTGA
- the aroH gene encoding chorismate mutase, translating into MAVRGIRGATSVEKDSAEEVLSATRELLNELLKANCIHEFDEIVSAIFTTSPDLTSTFPAEAARAIGMKQVPLLCASEIAVPSSLPRCIRVLLHVNTDKKQTEITHVYLREAKRLRPDMASAQ; encoded by the coding sequence ATGGCCGTGCGGGGGATTCGAGGAGCAACCAGCGTTGAAAAGGACTCGGCCGAAGAGGTTCTGTCCGCAACGCGCGAACTGCTGAACGAACTTCTCAAAGCCAATTGCATCCACGAGTTCGACGAAATTGTGTCAGCGATTTTTACGACGTCGCCTGATCTAACGTCCACGTTTCCGGCCGAGGCGGCTCGAGCGATTGGAATGAAGCAGGTTCCGTTGCTCTGTGCGTCGGAAATCGCCGTTCCCAGCAGCCTGCCGCGCTGCATTCGCGTGCTGCTGCATGTGAATACTGACAAAAAACAAACGGAAATTACGCACGTTTATTTGCGGGAAGCGAAGCGGCTGCGGCCGGACATGGCCAGCGCCCAGTAG
- the recJ gene encoding single-stranded-DNA-specific exonuclease RecJ: MHRTWRIATHDRAYVKDLSVRLKVTALIAQVLVARGHQRLESAENYLAKKLTTLHDPELLPGLSAAADRIVAAVQSKRRITIYGDYDVDGVTATSLLWHCLQLIGAKVDYYIPSRMEEGYGLNCDAIRQLHSEDPTRLLVSVDCGITSCTEAALARELGLELIITDHHTPSETLPEADVLVHPRLPGSYPFGELCGVGVAFKLAWAICARMGDGKRASPRMREFLLSAIGLAAIGTIADVVPLIDENRVLVHFGLASLLDRANPGLQELLKVAKVSDKGTLQAEDIAFAVAPRINAAGRLGQARLAVELLTTSDRDRAVALATYLDGLNKDRQSVERKMLKQAKELVEENAEWADHRALVLSHCEWHPGVIGIVATRVAEHFQRPTIMIALGGLNGFAQGSGRSFAGFNLHSGLLACRDHLETFGGHHAAAGLKIRMDAIDAFRQAFVSHVRENHVAAPGASELQIDSEVQLSDLTIRSVTELERLGPFGAANPRPIFVASNVELASPPKKMGEGERHLSIFVKQYGQKMRGVAFGKGDWADEIAGHGGPISICFQPTINRFQGRESVEFHLIDWQPEHAAAGVAV; the protein is encoded by the coding sequence ATGCATCGAACCTGGCGAATCGCGACGCACGATCGTGCGTACGTGAAGGATCTTAGTGTTCGCTTGAAGGTCACGGCGCTGATCGCGCAGGTTTTGGTGGCACGTGGACATCAACGGCTGGAATCGGCCGAGAATTATCTCGCCAAAAAGCTGACGACGCTGCACGACCCAGAGCTTTTGCCGGGGTTGAGTGCTGCTGCCGATCGGATTGTGGCCGCCGTACAATCCAAACGACGGATTACGATCTATGGTGACTACGACGTCGATGGTGTGACGGCCACAAGCCTGCTGTGGCATTGTTTGCAGCTCATCGGCGCCAAGGTGGATTATTATATTCCCTCACGCATGGAAGAAGGCTACGGGCTGAATTGCGATGCGATTCGGCAGCTTCATTCTGAAGACCCGACGCGCCTGTTGGTGAGCGTCGATTGCGGAATTACCAGTTGCACCGAAGCGGCCCTCGCGCGGGAACTGGGGCTCGAACTGATCATCACCGATCATCACACGCCGTCGGAAACGTTGCCCGAGGCCGACGTGCTGGTTCATCCACGACTGCCGGGAAGCTATCCCTTCGGCGAACTGTGCGGAGTCGGTGTCGCGTTCAAACTGGCGTGGGCCATCTGTGCGCGGATGGGTGACGGCAAGCGAGCGTCACCGCGGATGCGCGAATTTCTGCTCAGCGCCATCGGTCTGGCCGCGATCGGCACGATCGCCGACGTCGTGCCCCTGATCGACGAGAACCGAGTGCTGGTGCATTTTGGTCTGGCCAGCCTGCTCGATCGCGCCAACCCTGGACTGCAGGAATTGCTGAAGGTGGCGAAGGTGTCGGACAAGGGCACGCTGCAGGCGGAAGACATCGCGTTTGCCGTCGCACCGCGGATCAATGCCGCCGGTCGACTGGGACAGGCCCGTTTGGCCGTGGAACTGCTGACGACCAGCGATCGAGATCGTGCGGTGGCCCTGGCGACGTACCTCGACGGGTTGAACAAAGATCGACAGTCTGTCGAGCGGAAGATGCTGAAGCAGGCGAAAGAGCTTGTCGAAGAGAATGCGGAATGGGCCGACCATCGGGCGCTGGTGTTGTCGCATTGCGAATGGCACCCGGGTGTGATTGGGATCGTGGCCACGCGTGTTGCCGAGCACTTCCAACGTCCGACGATCATGATTGCGCTGGGCGGTTTGAACGGATTCGCTCAAGGGTCAGGTCGTTCGTTTGCGGGGTTCAATCTGCATTCGGGGCTGTTGGCGTGCCGCGATCATCTTGAAACGTTCGGCGGTCATCATGCGGCGGCGGGGTTGAAGATTCGCATGGATGCGATCGATGCATTCCGCCAAGCCTTTGTCAGCCATGTGCGCGAGAATCATGTGGCGGCGCCCGGTGCCTCGGAACTGCAGATCGACTCGGAAGTCCAATTGAGTGACCTGACGATTCGTTCGGTGACCGAACTGGAACGCCTGGGTCCCTTTGGTGCGGCCAATCCCCGGCCGATCTTTGTCGCGTCGAACGTGGAACTCGCGTCACCTCCGAAGAAGATGGGGGAAGGGGAGCGGCACCTGTCGATTTTCGTCAAGCAGTATGGTCAGAAGATGCGTGGTGTCGCCTTTGGTAAGGGCGATTGGGCAGATGAAATCGCAGGGCACGGCGGCCCGATTTCGATCTGCTTCCAGCCGACGATCAATCGCTTTCAGGGGCGAGAAAGCGTGGAATTCCATCTGATCGACTGGCAACCGGAGCACGCTGCCGCGGGCGTTGCCGTTTGA
- a CDS encoding DUF3500 domain-containing protein: MNECPDCSNGMPPMISRRGFVQTVGAVTAVAALPRLGRSADDAKPNSESLVKKLYESLTPAQKEEICFDWNHTDDRGLLRTHVSNNWQITGDHKISSNFYTADQQGMIEALFWGLYAPDWHDRIKKQLKDDADGYGKEQSIAIFGEPGTGKFEFVMTGRHLTIRCDGDSTEHVAFGGPIFYGHAASSFNEEVGHPGNVFWYQAQKANGLYKMLDGKQRAEALVEVAPKESLVHFGGPDGKPQGIVISELSSDQKEYAQKVLDALVEPYRTSDREEVRKCLQAQGGLDRCRLAFYKSGDLGNDGEWDNWRLEGPSFVWHYRGTPHVHVWVNIADDPSVKISARG, translated from the coding sequence ATGAATGAGTGCCCCGATTGCTCGAATGGCATGCCGCCTATGATTTCTCGACGAGGATTCGTCCAAACGGTCGGTGCCGTGACGGCCGTCGCCGCCTTGCCGCGATTGGGACGATCGGCGGACGACGCCAAGCCGAATTCGGAATCACTCGTCAAGAAACTGTACGAGTCGCTGACGCCCGCTCAGAAGGAAGAGATCTGTTTTGATTGGAATCACACGGATGACCGTGGTCTGCTGCGGACGCACGTCTCGAACAACTGGCAGATTACCGGCGATCACAAGATCTCGTCGAATTTCTACACGGCCGATCAGCAAGGAATGATCGAGGCCCTGTTCTGGGGGTTGTACGCACCTGATTGGCACGACCGGATCAAGAAGCAGTTGAAAGACGACGCCGACGGATACGGCAAAGAGCAATCGATCGCCATTTTTGGCGAACCGGGAACTGGCAAATTTGAGTTCGTCATGACCGGTCGTCACCTGACGATTCGTTGTGATGGCGACAGCACCGAGCATGTCGCGTTCGGCGGTCCGATCTTCTACGGGCATGCCGCGTCGTCGTTCAATGAAGAGGTTGGGCATCCCGGCAATGTCTTCTGGTATCAGGCTCAGAAGGCAAATGGCCTGTACAAGATGCTGGATGGCAAGCAGCGGGCCGAGGCTCTGGTCGAAGTGGCTCCTAAAGAGAGTCTGGTTCATTTCGGCGGCCCCGATGGGAAACCACAAGGGATCGTCATCAGCGAACTGTCGTCCGACCAGAAAGAGTACGCCCAGAAGGTGCTGGACGCTTTGGTTGAACCGTACCGGACGTCGGACCGTGAAGAAGTTCGCAAGTGCCTTCAGGCTCAGGGCGGGCTGGATCGTTGCCGACTGGCGTTCTACAAATCGGGCGATCTCGGCAACGACGGCGAATGGGACAACTGGCGTCTGGAAGGGCCGTCGTTCGTCTGGCACTACCGCGGCACGCCGCATGTTCATGTCTGGGTGAACATTGCAGACGATCCCTCGGTTAAGATTTCGGCACGCGGTTGA
- the eboE gene encoding metabolite traffic protein EboE: MTISSLPLSYCTNVHPGRTVAEVEEGLDRFTLPIKTNYGKDLAAGLWLAASVVHELEQTPDAVARFREGLAARGLSCYTLNAFPYGDFHSARVKENVYLPDWSHADRLNYTLACARCLAALLPEGAEGSISTVPLGFKPFEQPVEFADRCAAQLVELARGLDRLYHETGRVIRLAIEPEPFCVIETTVETIQFFDRLRVHASDANAVNCVRTHIGVCYDVCHQAVEFEDVAASIRSLVQAEIRLNKIHITCAIEVTEPALRVEAMAALARYIEPRYLHQTFAKTAEGKIARYVDLDDHMVSRPADEFRTAPVWRVHFHVPVDAEHLGPLGTTRSELKRALAVIPELDYAPHLEVETYTWEVLPGGGSPNIVEGFSRELLATNALLEQYR, from the coding sequence ATGACAATCAGTTCCTTACCGCTCAGCTATTGCACCAATGTCCATCCCGGCCGCACCGTGGCCGAAGTTGAAGAGGGACTCGATCGATTCACACTGCCGATCAAGACCAACTATGGAAAAGACCTGGCGGCCGGACTGTGGCTGGCCGCATCGGTCGTCCATGAATTGGAACAAACTCCAGACGCCGTAGCCCGATTCCGCGAAGGTTTGGCGGCAAGGGGACTCAGTTGCTACACGCTGAACGCCTTCCCCTATGGCGACTTTCATTCCGCCCGCGTCAAGGAAAATGTCTATCTTCCCGATTGGTCTCACGCGGATCGACTGAACTACACTCTGGCCTGTGCGCGCTGTCTGGCGGCGCTCCTTCCCGAAGGTGCCGAAGGCAGTATCTCGACCGTGCCGCTCGGATTTAAGCCCTTCGAGCAACCCGTGGAATTCGCAGACCGCTGCGCGGCCCAATTAGTCGAGCTCGCCCGCGGCCTCGATCGCCTGTATCACGAGACCGGACGCGTGATCCGTCTGGCGATCGAACCCGAACCGTTTTGCGTCATCGAAACGACCGTGGAAACGATTCAGTTCTTCGATCGTTTGCGCGTACACGCGTCAGATGCCAACGCCGTGAATTGCGTTCGCACCCATATCGGTGTCTGTTACGACGTCTGTCATCAGGCGGTCGAATTCGAAGATGTTGCGGCCTCGATCCGATCATTGGTCCAGGCGGAAATCCGCCTCAACAAGATCCATATCACCTGCGCCATCGAAGTCACTGAACCCGCGCTGCGTGTCGAAGCGATGGCCGCCTTGGCCCGCTATATCGAACCACGCTATCTGCATCAGACATTCGCCAAAACGGCCGAAGGAAAGATCGCACGATACGTCGACCTGGACGACCATATGGTCTCCCGGCCTGCCGACGAATTCCGGACTGCACCGGTCTGGCGAGTCCACTTCCATGTCCCTGTCGATGCGGAACACCTGGGACCGCTCGGGACGACCCGCTCAGAACTAAAACGCGCCCTCGCCGTCATTCCCGAACTGGACTACGCGCCGCACCTTGAGGTCGAAACCTACACCTGGGAAGTGCTACCCGGCGGCGGAAGTCCCAACATCGTTGAGGGTTTCTCACGCGAGCTCCTCGCCACCAATGCCCTGCTCGAACAATACCGTTAG
- a CDS encoding NADH-quinone oxidoreductase subunit N, producing the protein MDFQALLQQFLNGGVAGQASTLQSLVLFAPELILSGSIVLMLLARLTSLDRVIPTHWIALFGSMAAFVTVLFQFWEISQPGAESVQIFTGLAMHDPFSIFFRGFLTFFLVFVIVLTVLTGIPDDEDAPDFYSLLSGAVIGMMLMSSANHLLMMFLGVEMASVPSYAMTGFLKGRRQSSEAALKFVIYGAGAAGVMLFGISLLAGLLGTAEFPEMASRFQAVFAGHSSYNDPTIRYMMLALLMITVGFAFKLSLVPFHFWCPDAFHGASAEVGGFLSIASKAAAFALLVRFSLSLTGDATGPSQDLALTFGLGLGFLASITATFGNLAAYSQQNIKRMLAYSTIAHAGYMLMAVSALLVLKSGAMGAESGQRAIQGLLYYLCVYLFMNLGAFAIAALIRNQTFSEEIEDYKGLAQQAPLLAVCMAICLFSLVGIPPLGGFYGKAFIFMALYDATQVHWFMWVVLIAGGVNTVLSLFYYLRVAKFMCISERPAGSTPVALPVASSSGVFVMLLSGMVVFLGIIINPLSKVALHAARAFF; encoded by the coding sequence ATGGATTTCCAAGCACTTTTACAGCAGTTCCTGAACGGTGGTGTGGCTGGTCAAGCTTCCACCCTCCAATCACTGGTGCTCTTTGCGCCGGAACTGATCCTTTCGGGCTCGATCGTGCTGATGCTGCTGGCGCGGCTGACGAGTCTTGATCGTGTGATCCCCACCCACTGGATCGCACTGTTCGGCAGCATGGCAGCATTCGTCACCGTGCTGTTCCAGTTCTGGGAAATCAGCCAACCCGGCGCCGAGTCGGTGCAGATCTTCACCGGCCTGGCGATGCACGACCCGTTCTCGATCTTCTTCCGCGGCTTTTTGACGTTCTTCCTGGTGTTCGTGATCGTATTGACGGTGCTGACCGGCATCCCCGATGACGAAGACGCTCCCGATTTCTACTCGCTTCTGTCCGGAGCGGTCATCGGGATGATGCTGATGTCGAGCGCCAATCATCTGCTGATGATGTTTCTCGGGGTCGAGATGGCCAGCGTGCCCAGCTATGCGATGACCGGCTTCTTGAAAGGACGCCGCCAAAGCAGCGAGGCCGCATTGAAGTTCGTCATTTACGGTGCAGGCGCCGCCGGGGTGATGCTGTTCGGCATCAGCCTGCTCGCAGGACTTTTGGGCACCGCCGAGTTCCCGGAAATGGCATCACGGTTTCAGGCCGTGTTTGCAGGCCACTCCAGCTACAACGATCCGACAATCCGCTACATGATGCTCGCCCTGCTGATGATTACGGTCGGCTTTGCGTTCAAGCTGTCGCTCGTGCCATTCCACTTCTGGTGCCCCGACGCCTTCCATGGTGCCTCGGCAGAAGTCGGCGGCTTCCTTTCAATCGCCTCGAAGGCCGCCGCCTTCGCGCTGCTCGTGCGGTTCTCGCTGAGCCTGACGGGCGACGCGACGGGCCCCTCGCAAGACTTGGCACTGACATTCGGGTTGGGTCTCGGCTTTCTGGCGTCGATCACCGCCACGTTCGGAAATCTCGCCGCGTATTCCCAGCAGAACATCAAACGAATGCTGGCCTATTCCACGATCGCCCATGCGGGCTACATGCTGATGGCAGTCTCGGCACTGCTGGTTCTGAAGAGCGGTGCGATGGGTGCCGAATCGGGACAACGCGCCATCCAGGGTTTGCTTTATTACCTATGCGTTTATCTGTTCATGAACCTCGGTGCCTTCGCGATCGCCGCGCTGATTCGCAATCAAACGTTCTCAGAAGAGATCGAAGATTACAAAGGTCTGGCACAACAGGCCCCGCTGCTGGCGGTCTGTATGGCCATCTGCCTGTTCAGTCTGGTCGGCATTCCACCGCTCGGTGGATTCTACGGCAAGGCCTTCATCTTTATGGCTCTGTACGATGCCACGCAGGTGCACTGGTTCATGTGGGTGGTCTTAATCGCGGGCGGTGTCAACACGGTGCTCAGCCTGTTCTACTACCTGCGAGTCGCCAAGTTCATGTGCATCAGCGAACGCCCCGCGGGCAGCACACCGGTCGCTCTGCCAGTGGCGTCCTCTTCAGGAGTCTTCGTCATGCTGCTGTCGGGCATGGTGGTATTTCTGGGAATCATCATCAATCCGCTCTCGAAAGTCGCTCTGCATGCGGCGCGTGCGTTTTTCTAA